The Radiobacillus deserti genomic interval TATACCTTTCAGGCGTCACCGCTTTTATTTCTCCCCATTCTGTAAAAATAAAACAGACGTTAGCCCCATCTAATGCCTGCTCTATGTCGGAAACATATATAATCGTTCCTTTCCGATTCTTACCTTCTGGAAAAACCTTTGAAAAGTTCTCTGCTCCGACAGGGTCATAGGCAAAAATTTCCGCACCTTGATCTAATAATAATGGCACATTTTCGAGGGAGGCTGATTCCCTTAAATCATCCGTTCCTGGTTTAAAAGTCAACCCAAGCACTGCTACTTTAAGCCCGTGGAATGTGATTAGTCGGCTACTAGCTTTTTTATAAAGCAATGTCTTTTGTTCTTTATTGACATCAATAGCAGCTTTCACTGTTTTGAGCTCATAGCCATGTTGTCGAGCCATATAGTCCAATGCTTTGGTGTCCTTCGGAAAGCATGAGCCACCAAAGCCGATACCCGCATTTAAAAACTTACTTCCAATTCGTTCGTCATAGCTCATCCCTTTCGCTACGTCTTGTATATCTGCACCGACCAACTCACAAAGATTAGCTATATCGTTCATATACGAAATTTTCAGGGCAAGAAAATCGTTGGAGGCATACTTAATCATTTCTGCTGATCTCCTATTGACAGAAACAATCGGTAAGTGGAAGGGCTCATAAATTTGAGTCAATATTTCCTCTGCCCATTTGCTTTCTGTTCCGATAATAATTCTTTCCGCATGTAACGTATCATACACAGCAGAACCTTGAGCTAAAAACTCAGGGTTGGATGCCACTTCTATCTTAACATCATGAATTAAAAAGTCTTGAATGAACTGTTCTACTTTGTCATTTGTCCCAACTGGAACGGTAGATTTCACAACAACTAAGCAGTCTTTTTCTACAGACTCAGCAATTTGTCTAGCAACCGTTGCAATATAGGAAAGATCTGCAGACCCGTCCGGTTGTTCCGGTGTACCTACCCCTATAAAGATAGCATCAGCATCCCGATATGCAGTTCGATAATCTGTCGTATAATGAATTCTCCCAAGCTTATCATTTTTCTGCATCAACTCTTCCAGACCCGTTTCATAGATAGGGGAAACACCGGCTTTCATCGTGTTGACTTTACGTTCATCCATATCTACACACGTCACGTGATGACCGACTTCCGCAAAACAAACACCAGCCACTAACCCAACATAACCCGTTCCAGCCACAGCAATTTTGAACATGCTCAAACCTTCCTTCCTAAATCATATAAAATACATAACATACAATAGGTTTAATATCCTTTTTAGACTATTTCCTGCAGCTATTAGGGATATTATAAGGATTGTACATAAAATCATATTTAGAATACGACGTGTAAAGTGAAAAATAAAGCTTTTAGCGTAAACTGAATTCTTATTCTCATTCGTTAATTGCTTAGTAAATCCATATGCATCGGCTACACAAGTATTTGATTGTAAAGAAAAGTTATCTTATTCCCCTTCATTATTTCATAGTTTTACAAAAGGTGACATACAAAATAAAAAACTAGCTTCCAAGACAAGGAAGCTAGTTTCTTATTTGCAGGGACAATCCAAAGCTTTCACACCAAGGATTTGGAAGTATCATTCCATATAAATTCTTTTTGCTCGGTTAACAAATCCGCCACTGTCGGCAGGATATAATCCGCAAGTGGTTCAAGCTGCCTTCGATTACTCGTTCCCGATAGCACACCAATCGCTAAGCCCGCTCCAGCATTCTTAGCTAAACTCAAGTCTACTACGGTATCTCCAATAACCGCCACTTCATTTGGATGTAAATTGTAGTGTTCACAAAATGCGTGTACGACACTCGGGTGTGGCTTTTTATGAGGAAAGCGATCGGCAGTTACGACAAATTCAAAGTACTTTTTTATTTGTAAGTATTCTAGACAAATATGGGTCGTTTCATAGTCATCTGCCGTCGCAATCCCCATCGTAATTCCTTTTTCCTTCAGCTGCTCTAAAAGAAAAGACAGGTTGTCGCTAGTCGGATGAATGTCTGTCACATACTTTTTGGTGAGCTCCACCATTTTGTTTGAGACATTTGCTTTAAACTCTTCCACTGTTTCCATCATGGAAGATTGACGTTGAAGGAT includes:
- a CDS encoding UDP-glucose dehydrogenase family protein gives rise to the protein MFKIAVAGTGYVGLVAGVCFAEVGHHVTCVDMDERKVNTMKAGVSPIYETGLEELMQKNDKLGRIHYTTDYRTAYRDADAIFIGVGTPEQPDGSADLSYIATVARQIAESVEKDCLVVVKSTVPVGTNDKVEQFIQDFLIHDVKIEVASNPEFLAQGSAVYDTLHAERIIIGTESKWAEEILTQIYEPFHLPIVSVNRRSAEMIKYASNDFLALKISYMNDIANLCELVGADIQDVAKGMSYDERIGSKFLNAGIGFGGSCFPKDTKALDYMARQHGYELKTVKAAIDVNKEQKTLLYKKASSRLITFHGLKVAVLGLTFKPGTDDLRESASLENVPLLLDQGAEIFAYDPVGAENFSKVFPEGKNRKGTIIYVSDIEQALDGANVCFIFTEWGEIKAVTPERYMQLMKTPLVYDGRNIYSIKDMQEAGVEYHSIGRKPTIREGLKETKTLELQNT
- a CDS encoding HAD family hydrolase encodes the protein MTSIKAILFDKDGTLMNFHSVWVKAMHELLENMVGNNPDRTTILHQLADSIGLHGSQVAGDGILAGGTMEDVSEALFHILQRQSSMMETVEEFKANVSNKMVELTKKYVTDIHPTSDNLSFLLEQLKEKGITMGIATADDYETTHICLEYLQIKKYFEFVVTADRFPHKKPHPSVVHAFCEHYNLHPNEVAVIGDTVVDLSLAKNAGAGLAIGVLSGTSNRRQLEPLADYILPTVADLLTEQKEFIWNDTSKSLV